Part of the Juglans regia cultivar Chandler chromosome 14, Walnut 2.0, whole genome shotgun sequence genome, atttttggtTGTCAATGTTGGTCTAATCTAAGACCTTACAATcaccataaaataaattttcgaTCTACCACATGCATCTTCCTTGGTTATACTTCATCACATAAGGGGTACAaatgatttgataaaaaaataaacgctTATACATTTCAAGAGATGTTACATTTGATGTACACATTTTTCCCTACAAACAAACTCTTTCTGAACCTACCTCATCCAGCTCACCCAACGTACCCCTTTCCTGTTTCCCTAATTCCATCCTTGGCCCAATACCACAACCTCCTAGTGGCCCAATCCCTCAATCATCTCTTGGCCCAGCAAAAGTTCCCCTCTCACATTCACCAAGTTCGGTCCAATCTAACTCCACATCCACAATCTCGTCTTCAACCTTTGCTTCTACTTCCTCGCACGATTCATCGTCTCATTCTACTTAACCCCAACAACCCTTAATTCCCCCTCGTCCCCAAATAATCACAAGATCTCAAACAACCTCCTCTTGTCCCCGTCTATATATTGATGGCACCATTCTGTACCCACCACGTCGCTACCTCATGTCCACTGTAACTATACCCGATGAACCCACCTCTTTCACCATTGCCTCAAAATTTCCCAAATGGTGCTCAGCCATGACCCGTGAATTTGATGCCCTTGTTCAGACCAACACATGGACATTTGTTCCTTCTTCCTACTAATCCGGTTGGTTGCAAGTGCGTTTTTAGGACTAAGTTGCGTGCCGATGGCTCCATTGAGAGAAGGAAAGCACGGCTCGTTGCGAAGGGATTTCACCAACAACTAGGAATTGATTATACCTAGACATTCAACCTAGTTGTTAAGCCCTTTACAATCCGACTGGTTCTCTTCATTGCTGTCTCTTGACGTTGGACGCTTCGAAAAATTGACATTTAAAATGCGTTTCTTCATGGTAATCTCACTGAGACTATTTTTATGCAACAACCACAAGGATTTGTTGATCCTCAACGTCCTAATTTCGTCTGCAAGCTCAACAAAGCAATTTACGGCCTCAAGCAAGCCCCCCCGTGTGTGGCTTGCACAGTTGAGTTCATGGTTGCTCAACTACGGCTTCTTTGCATCAAATGGTGACTCATCCTTGTTTATTCCTCACAGCAATGAGCTTTGCATCTTTGTCCTCGTCTATGTAGACGATATGGTAATAACTTCCACATCCTCAGTTGCTGTTGATTCACTTATCACTGATTTTAGAACAGCTTTTCCAGTCACTGACTTAGAAAGTTTGTCATATTTCCTTGGGTTGGAACTTGATTATTTGTTTGATAGAATACTGGTATCTCaacgaaaatatattttagttatctTGCAAAAAACCAAAATGCTTGATGCCAACCCAATTTCCTCACCAATGTCTGCATCCACAAAATTATCCAAGTTTGATACTCCCTCCTTTGAAAATGTGACTTTATTTCACAGTATTGTTGGAAGCCTGCAATATCTATCTTTAACCAGACTAGACATTTCTTTTTTCGTAAACAAAGTGtgtcaatttatgcataaaCCAAAAATCAGCCATTGGATAGCAGTTAAATGCATCATTTGATATCTTAAATCCACCATAAATCATGATCTTTTCTTTCCATATCAATCTGATTTTTCCCTTCATGCTTACTCGGATGCAGACTAGGCTGGCTGTCCAGATAATAGACGCTTTACAGGTGGTTATTGCATTTTTCTCAATCACCACCTTATTTCATGTAGCTCTCGTAAACAACATACAGTTGCTAGATCAAGCACCGAGGCTGAATATAAAGCCTTAGCCAATGTCATTATCGAATTGATATGGCTGCAAACTCTCATTCGAGAACTTGGATTTTTTCTCTCTACACCACCTGTCCTATAGTATGATAATTTAGGTGCAAGCTACTTAACAGCCAACCCTATCTATCATTCTCGTACTAAACACATAGACATTGGTTTTCACTTTGTAAGAGATAGGGTAGCTGCCAAGTCACTTCAAGTCTCCTTCTACAGCAGCAAAGATCAGTTGACTGATGTATTCACCAAGTCCTTGGTTGCTgataaattcatcttattaaGGTCGAATCTCACTGTGCTTGTCACCCTATTGGACTCGAGGGGGTGTATCAACCTAACCAACACAGAAAGACAACACAAGAAAAATTCATCAGCCAAATCCACCTCAGCTCAAGAAGAAGATTCTGGAATATGTCCTTAGTGGTGTAGTTTGCTAATGCGGATCTAGTGTAGTCGTGTAGTTTGCTAATGCAGAGTTGGTGTAACTGTTTTTTATTCCCTACCTTTTGTTTTTAGCACTTGTATTGGTGTCTATATAAAGGGACACATATACTGTAAAACTCAATAAAGTAGAAATGTAAAACATTGCAGAAAACCtcattcttcttttcctttctattttgttatgatacattagattgtaTAGCTCATtctattataaagtaaatttaacgtatcatataaaactatgtcaatttataaatttatttttatcgaaTATCTTTTTCATGACTATAACACTTCTATAACAAAAACCGCCATTTTTTCATGAGAAATGTGATTCATCACATGCACACAAGcaaaaacctaattttttttttttttaaaggctaAAATTTGCCATACATATATTAAGCTTATATTAGCTTGTGCATGGTTTTAGATCCGTAGCATCAGTTAGGTAGAGAAACAACAAATTATCCTCTACTAACCGAACACATAACGTGGTACAATAATAGCATAGAACAACATGGATGAGACAACAATGAATTCGAAACTTCGGGGAAAGGCCCCAGATTTTCCAACGTGTGGTGTGGGCTGAAGTGGAGGCATGACATGCATTTGGTCTTTGTTCTTCATGCAtgttctatttctttctttctgggTCAATTTCATTGAACGTGTCTTATTtgcctagagagagagagagagagagagaggtcatgATGTTCGTTGTCTTATGTGAccatctttatttaattttttaattaattaggccTAAGTTACGAATATTGGACATAATTACCAACTATACTAATTACAGGCAGTGGTCGGCAGGTATTCGTTCTTCTAACTAATATACTCTTCCTGACCAAGAACTGGTCTCCAATACTAGgaggaatataatatataaaaagaatgagTCTTCAACCAACCGTCTTTTCCCTTTTATAAATGATTGGTCCGTAACGTGTTtataaacaattatttttataaattaatgtgtttatatcaaatttattttttaataataataataataaaatgaatacgacataattaataatcatgttcagcctttttttttaaatgattttcttaGGTAATGATTATTATATGCTCTTAAGATtgatttatatacaatattaaatattttcacattCCAAATTAATTGATGGGAATTTTTGGTGATCATTAAACGTGACAACTCATGCTACCACAATTTCACCCCACACGACCGAGCATTTGAACAGAGTGTGGTCAATCTTTGTAACCGTCGATCACTATGAACAGTCAGAAAATATCAATCCTTGTAACCATCGGATCACTTATGCCTTATGGCTTAACTTAAGCTTGGAAAAGGTCTAGTGGAGGAGGAGGACAAGTGAGCCGACTTGTTAACTTTTGTCGGTTGTGATCAaagagttttgttttgttttgtttttattttagggTAATGATAAGCCTTGCAATCATTCACtacttctttattatttataatatttaaaaattttatttttttattatttttttaaaatctttaattattgaaaaaaaattaaaaaattaaaaacttttattaataatcacttcctaaaataaaaaaattacaaaaccgtAAAAGGACTCTACATTCAAAACAAATTGGGTTTTGTTGTATTTAACATGGTATagcatcatttcattttcatcgcATGTTACAGGGTCCTCTGATCTTTTACTGGACGTCTCAAAATATTGGCCTGAAGTTGACCGAAACAAAGGAAAACAAACACAGAAATTGGGCGacaacaacaaagagaaagtCACAATAAGATATGATGATAGTAACACTTTTCAAGTTCACTGAACCGCTGTATGATGATATAGGCACAGGGACAATAACCCAACAGCAACATGGGCATGGTATTGCAGAAAATTCAGTTCTCCCTCCAAAAGGATATGCTAGAATGTCGGAAAATTAAGCCCAGAACATTCAATCAGTAGGATACAAGAAACATTCAATCAGTAGGATACAAGAAGAATGAAAGGATTGATTGTCTGCAGCAGACAATAGGCTAAAGCCAAAGTAATTCCAGGTTAAAAAAGTTGGCTTTAAAACTTAAACCCAAAAGTTATACGCAGCCCtagtgagagagggagaacaaCTTGAAATATATGAAAGTTAATGAAAGCtgtataaataaagataataacaCAGATCTGGTATCTCCTTTCTTAAACTATAATTGGAGTCTCTGGaagtatatgtatatacaatGAATAAATCAGGCTACTCTAAATAATCAATATCACCTCCCACCACCACCGCCGCCATACCTCTATCAGATTTTTTGTGATTAGAACCACTTATGAAAAAATCAATCGTACAAAGAATGAAAGTTGTAAGCAGGAGGAGAACCTTGCCTCTCGCCCTCCGGCAAAAGGCAAGAGTACAAATTCCCTCGAACTCTATGTTAGTTCAGCTTCCTACGTTGGGACGGGAACATCAAAGATAGCGTCCCAATTGGATCAGCATCACACTAATATCATCAGAAGAGCCTCGTGAAACAGAAAGGTCTACAAGCTTTTTACAGGCAATCAATGGTTCTGGTTTATGGATGCCCATGCACAAAGGACGAGCAATATCTACTGCTTCTTGATTACCGACCTGAAACCAACAGAATAATGAATCTGATCAGTAATTGGGTATTTGTACATTTGAAAGCATTCAGGTGAGCATTTAATCcataaaaggaaaaggaaaattaaagcTTAAGAAACCATACCTTATCCCATAAACCATCTGATGCTAAGATCAAGAACTCGTACTCGGGTGTGATTCTAAGAACTTTTGTATCTGGCTCTGCTGTTACCCATTGCTTAAGGTGTTGATCGCCAATACCCCTAGACACAGCCAGAGAACCCTGTATTCTCCATGTACCATGACAAAAATCAACATACCCaccctataaaataaaattcagaaCAGCCCATTAGTCAGATTAATCGGAAATGAAAAGTTGAGATCTGCAATTCACACAAAATTGAGGCCAAACAAAATTCCGATTCAATAACACGAACCAAGGTCTCGATTCTGTCCCTTTCGTCTTCCCTTGAAGGACGATGATCAGAGGTCAAAGCCTCAGAAGCACCACGTCTGCTCATAACAGCACGACAGTCACCAGCATGAGATACAACTAGGTTCCCTTTCCTGATAAAAGCTGTCACACAGCATGAGCCACCACGTATATCCTCTTTCAAGAAATCAGAGTCTGTGTTCAGGTATCCTTGCTTGACTGCCTCCTCAATTGCATTTTCATCACTTCTCGTCACTTCATCTATTATGTTCTTATCCAAGTTTTCTGCCGCAAACTCGGCAGCTTTTGCACCTCCATGCCCATCAAATACACCAAAGAAAGCCTGCAAAGATGAAACGACACAGTTCAATTCAAATTCCATCGCAATACCTCTACAATTATATAATGATGAGAGGATCCTTTTCATGTTTATAGCTCATAAGcttgtttcaactttcaaccgAAACAGttcctaaatttaaaaattcttaatCGCTATCCATCCACGCACATGCTCCCCAGAGGGATTTTAggtattcatcattttttagatataaaaatttcaacatctcAAGACGAAATTCGAACgttaaaaccaaataaattaattacacaaGCAGACTCCATTAAAGGGTTATAAATTCACCATAAATTAGTGCTGGGAAAGATTAATCATCAAAACTAATGAATTTCAATACGCAAATCTATTCGATAAATCCAATAAAAGCTCCACAACCACTTAATagccaaaaataattaatctcaCACAGCGGATCTAGtattggagaaaagaaaaatagaaaaagatagCTACTTTAACGTTACCTGTTTGGAATCTCCCTCAACGTTAAGCACAGCCGAGTATCGGTCCTCCATAGCCTCTCGCCTCCCTCTTTTGCAATACACAGAATACCCATCCCCCTCTTCCTCCAGCACTTCCCTCGCTGCCGCGGACGGCGTAGCCGGAACAGAAAAACTCAAAGGAGCCACCGGAATATCAAGCTTCGTCGGCCTCTTCCTCTTCAGCACCGTACTCGGCGACGTGGACGACGATGAGGACATCCCAGAAGCCGAaaccgaagaagaagaaaacccaCTCGGTGGCTTGGGAAACCGAAGCCTAAAAGGTGAAGACGGGGATGAAGGAGAAGACAAAGAAGAGGAAGACGAAGAAGATGATGGTTTTAGGTGTGTTAAGGTTAGGGTTATCGCTTCATGGGAGGGTGAAAGTATCGAGTTCTTATTATAGAACAAAGAGGCGGAGGGTGAGAATACCGGAGAGTTCGAAACTGCAACGGAGCAAGacatcttctttctcttccaaaTCCAAAAACCAAATCGACTTCACAAAACTCTCCGGGACCCTCGTCTAATTACTCCTCCAACTCTTCAAATCGGTTTTTCGTTTCTGTTTTCGTTCCTCTGatgcctttctttttctttaattcttctTCTGCTTTCGAATATGCCTTCTCTTACGCTGATCTTATGATCTTCACAGATTTAAGAGGTAGAatttacagagagagagagagagagagagagagagaaagtccGAAATTGTGGCTGTCTTCGTCCGTGTATGATTTATATAGAGCGCTCCTTCGGGGCTTATTTTTAACGTCCTTTGACTGGTGCTTAATTTTCTGGGCGCCTGTCTAGATTATGTGAAAAGTCATATTTACCCCCCTGCAGGTCTTTTattagtcttttatttttctttttattcatattatctTTGGTGTACAATTTCTACTCGGTCAAGGCCTTTAGAATCGGATTATTTTCCCTAAAACGAATGATTCTTTTGAGTGAGTCTTGAAATGTGGGAAGAGAGAGGCACCTGATGTTCACATACTCCACCA contains:
- the LOC109002354 gene encoding probable protein phosphatase 2C 25; this translates as MSCSVAVSNSPVFSPSASLFYNKNSILSPSHEAITLTLTHLKPSSSSSSSSLSSPSSPSSPFRLRFPKPPSGFSSSSVSASGMSSSSSTSPSTVLKRKRPTKLDIPVAPLSFSVPATPSAAAREVLEEEGDGYSVYCKRGRREAMEDRYSAVLNVEGDSKQAFFGVFDGHGGAKAAEFAAENLDKNIIDEVTRSDENAIEEAVKQGYLNTDSDFLKEDIRGGSCCVTAFIRKGNLVVSHAGDCRAVMSRRGASEALTSDHRPSREDERDRIETLGGYVDFCHGTWRIQGSLAVSRGIGDQHLKQWVTAEPDTKVLRITPEYEFLILASDGLWDKVGNQEAVDIARPLCMGIHKPEPLIACKKLVDLSVSRGSSDDISVMLIQLGRYL